Proteins from a single region of Streptomyces sp. Tu 3180:
- a CDS encoding A24 family peptidase — protein sequence MSDGLYVSLVVAAALWGAAAGAVLPRAAYRFSVPSGEGWRKACPAGHPVTGWLGRARCGRCAEPSYGPGAASAVVTALVCAALAAATGTRPELAVWLLLAPAGVLLAVVDLRVQRLPDPLTLPFAGAALVLLGLVALVPEHAGEWTTALLGALVLGAGYFVLFLVNPNGMGFGDVKLALGAGAVLGWYGWPTVMLGTFAGFLSGALYGGALVALRRAGRKTAIPFGPFLITGAFAGLLIGAYTA from the coding sequence ATGAGCGACGGCCTGTACGTCTCGCTGGTCGTCGCCGCCGCGCTGTGGGGCGCGGCGGCGGGCGCGGTGCTGCCGCGCGCGGCCTACCGGTTCTCCGTCCCGTCGGGGGAGGGGTGGCGGAAGGCGTGTCCGGCGGGGCATCCCGTCACGGGCTGGCTCGGGCGGGCCAGGTGCGGGCGGTGCGCGGAGCCGTCGTACGGGCCCGGCGCCGCTTCGGCCGTCGTCACCGCCCTGGTCTGCGCCGCCCTCGCCGCCGCCACCGGGACCCGGCCCGAGCTGGCGGTGTGGCTGCTGCTCGCGCCCGCCGGCGTGCTGCTCGCGGTCGTCGACCTGCGGGTGCAGCGGCTGCCCGACCCGCTCACCCTCCCCTTCGCCGGGGCCGCCCTCGTCCTGCTCGGCCTGGTCGCCCTCGTCCCCGAGCACGCGGGGGAGTGGACGACGGCCCTGCTGGGCGCGCTCGTGCTCGGCGCCGGCTACTTCGTGCTGTTCCTCGTCAACCCGAACGGCATGGGCTTCGGCGACGTGAAGCTCGCCCTGGGCGCGGGCGCCGTCCTCGGCTGGTACGGCTGGCCGACCGTCATGCTCGGCACCTTCGCCGGGTTCCTGTCCGGGGCGCTGTACGGGGGCGCCCTCGTCGCGCTGCGGCGGGCGGGGCGCAAGACGGCCATCCCGTTCGGGCCGTTCCTGATCACCGGCGCGTTCGCGGGGCTGCTGATCGGCGCGTACACGGCCTGA
- a CDS encoding BTAD domain-containing putative transcriptional regulator, whose protein sequence is MPRRRTSSSSSSTDAGSAAPRNRTPQPVRVRRRTFGDFVKAFFAFVALLGLVVGVPLALAMTAGWPFPSTFEPVKWLKQDLSVDTFLGILTFVVWLAWAQFTACVLVEMKAALSGVGVPGRVPGAGPSQLLARQLVAALLLVGAAAGSFTPGLSQLGQGLEGNQRPTVAAAQQTPGLFAQQQEQAAGTAAALAEQASHAAHADAGGGAAKQQGDTKFYRIQPPEGRHHDSLWEIAERHLGDGRRYKEIFDLNKDRVQPDGSKLSEASLIRPGWIMEMPGDARGGDLVEMPDEAPEVSPEVQQQIHDYAKTGDPAQGGGDRAREGGGDTAHVSVPEQRPAADPAPAPAADGSGHRQHATPAQDTSSFGLPEALLAAPLLAAGLLGALGHRRRQALWQSAFGGIGGRRGMEPPTPTGDAQDVQDALLVGADPEGVRLLDRSLRGLAAGLAAESRPLPTVYAAWLSNGDLHLQLAQPSGKPPAPWQLGQDQTFWMLAKDDAERYEDEDTAAPYPGLVSLGTMDDSRLLLNLESVPGIVSLSGREADRAAVFASVAAELATNGWSDRMTITLVGFGEDLTALAPNRLRHLDGIEALLETMEAETRQRRGALGAAGHDSVLTGRTGPAQHTRWAPHLVLLAAEPSAEDALRLAELAADASRLGIGYLVGTEGGDLPGAAWEMEITGEGKLLAPLLGLELDAQLLPAAQQRAVVELFVEADPERGPDGPGTTPPFLVDISEQGRPAVYARLVGPYEIIGLDTPDGERSALLHEALALLLLHREGVHPRVLSSALWPRGVTDDVREALIERLRAWLGTDPDGTPRLGTDATGRLTLAKSVVSDLDVLRSLYHEATQGRGVDSRAVRGRLLTDALVLVRGPLLADRPEGRYRWLTHEIVDAQLPLLVADTGLALSAFHMEKNRAEKAIEAIEAALRTAPADERLWNELLRATHALGDPGRLTALAADLVGRSGARGLPPRTEALLDELLPAWRDAVAAAG, encoded by the coding sequence ATGCCGCGACGCCGCACCTCAAGCTCGTCAAGCTCGACGGACGCGGGTTCCGCCGCTCCGCGGAACCGGACGCCGCAGCCGGTGCGGGTGCGGCGGCGGACGTTCGGGGACTTCGTCAAGGCGTTCTTCGCGTTCGTCGCGCTGCTCGGCCTGGTCGTCGGGGTGCCGCTCGCGCTGGCCATGACGGCCGGCTGGCCGTTCCCGAGCACGTTCGAGCCGGTGAAGTGGCTCAAGCAGGACCTCTCCGTCGACACCTTCCTGGGGATCCTCACCTTCGTCGTCTGGCTCGCCTGGGCCCAGTTCACCGCCTGCGTGCTGGTCGAGATGAAGGCCGCGCTGTCGGGGGTCGGCGTGCCCGGGCGGGTGCCGGGGGCCGGACCCAGCCAGCTGCTCGCCCGGCAGCTCGTCGCCGCGCTGCTGCTCGTCGGCGCCGCCGCGGGCAGCTTCACGCCGGGGCTGAGCCAGCTCGGGCAGGGCCTCGAGGGGAACCAGCGGCCCACGGTCGCCGCCGCCCAGCAGACGCCGGGGCTCTTCGCCCAGCAGCAGGAGCAGGCCGCCGGCACCGCGGCCGCCCTCGCCGAGCAGGCGTCCCACGCCGCGCACGCCGACGCGGGGGGCGGTGCCGCCAAGCAGCAGGGCGACACGAAGTTCTACCGGATCCAGCCGCCCGAGGGGCGCCACCACGACTCCCTCTGGGAGATCGCCGAGCGGCACCTCGGCGACGGACGCCGGTACAAGGAGATCTTCGACCTCAACAAGGACCGCGTCCAGCCGGACGGTTCCAAGCTGTCCGAGGCCAGCCTGATCCGGCCCGGCTGGATCATGGAGATGCCCGGCGACGCCCGCGGCGGCGACCTCGTCGAGATGCCCGACGAGGCCCCCGAGGTCTCGCCCGAGGTGCAGCAGCAGATCCACGACTACGCGAAGACCGGCGACCCCGCGCAGGGAGGCGGCGACCGCGCCCGGGAAGGCGGCGGGGACACCGCCCACGTCTCCGTGCCCGAGCAGCGGCCCGCGGCCGACCCCGCGCCCGCCCCGGCCGCCGACGGCTCCGGTCACCGGCAGCACGCCACCCCCGCCCAGGACACCTCCTCCTTCGGACTGCCCGAGGCCCTGCTCGCCGCCCCGCTGCTCGCCGCCGGTCTCCTCGGCGCCCTCGGGCACCGGCGCCGGCAGGCGCTGTGGCAGTCGGCGTTCGGCGGCATCGGCGGACGGCGCGGGATGGAGCCGCCCACGCCGACCGGGGACGCCCAGGACGTCCAGGACGCGCTGCTCGTCGGCGCCGACCCCGAGGGCGTACGGCTGCTCGACCGGTCGCTGCGCGGGCTCGCCGCCGGCCTCGCCGCCGAGTCCCGTCCGCTGCCCACCGTCTACGCGGCCTGGCTCAGCAACGGCGACCTGCACCTCCAGCTCGCCCAGCCGTCCGGGAAGCCTCCGGCGCCCTGGCAGCTCGGCCAGGACCAGACGTTCTGGATGCTCGCCAAGGACGACGCCGAGCGGTACGAGGACGAGGACACCGCCGCTCCCTACCCGGGGCTCGTCAGCCTCGGCACCATGGACGACTCCCGGCTGCTGCTCAACCTGGAGTCCGTCCCCGGCATCGTCTCGCTGAGCGGCCGCGAGGCCGACCGGGCCGCCGTGTTCGCCTCCGTGGCCGCCGAGCTGGCCACCAACGGGTGGTCGGACCGGATGACCATCACCCTCGTCGGGTTCGGCGAGGACCTCACCGCGCTCGCGCCCAACCGGCTGCGCCACCTGGACGGCATCGAGGCGCTGCTGGAGACCATGGAGGCCGAGACGCGGCAGCGGCGGGGCGCACTGGGGGCCGCCGGGCACGACTCCGTCCTCACCGGGCGCACCGGGCCCGCGCAGCACACCCGTTGGGCCCCGCACCTGGTGCTGCTCGCCGCCGAGCCGTCCGCCGAGGACGCCCTCCGGCTCGCCGAGCTCGCCGCCGACGCGAGCCGCCTCGGCATCGGCTACCTCGTCGGCACCGAGGGCGGCGACCTGCCGGGCGCCGCCTGGGAGATGGAGATCACCGGCGAGGGCAAGCTGCTCGCCCCGCTGCTCGGCCTCGAACTCGACGCCCAGCTGCTGCCCGCCGCCCAACAGCGCGCGGTGGTGGAGCTGTTCGTCGAGGCCGACCCCGAGCGCGGTCCCGACGGACCGGGCACCACCCCGCCGTTCCTCGTCGACATCAGCGAGCAGGGGCGGCCGGCCGTGTACGCGCGCCTGGTCGGCCCGTACGAGATCATCGGCCTCGACACCCCGGACGGCGAGCGCAGCGCGCTGCTCCACGAGGCGCTCGCGCTGCTGCTCCTGCACCGCGAGGGCGTGCACCCGCGCGTGCTGTCCTCCGCGCTGTGGCCGCGCGGCGTCACCGACGACGTGCGCGAGGCGCTGATCGAGCGGCTGCGCGCCTGGCTCGGCACCGACCCCGACGGCACGCCCCGCCTCGGCACGGACGCCACCGGGCGGCTCACCCTCGCCAAGTCCGTCGTCTCCGACCTGGACGTGCTGCGGTCGCTGTACCACGAGGCCACCCAGGGCAGGGGCGTCGACAGCCGGGCCGTGCGCGGGCGGCTGCTCACCGACGCGCTGGTGCTGGTGCGCGGGCCGCTGCTCGCCGACCGGCCCGAGGGCCGCTACCGCTGGCTCACCCACGAGATCGTCGACGCCCAGCTCCCGCTGCTCGTCGCGGACACCGGGCTCGCGCTCTCCGCGTTCCACATGGAGAAGAACCGCGCGGAGAAGGCCATCGAGGCGATCGAGGCCGCGCTGCGCACCGCCCCGGCCGACGAGCGGCTGTGGAACGAACTGCTGCGCGCCACCCACGCCCTCGGCGACCCCGGGCGGCTGACCGCCCTCGCCGCCGACCTCGTCGGCCGCAGCGGCGCCCGCGGGCTGCCGCCGCGCACCGAGGCCCTGCTCGACGAACTGCTGCCGGCGTGGCGCGACGCGGTCGCGGCGGCGGGCTGA
- the mqnC gene encoding cyclic dehypoxanthinyl futalosine synthase has translation MTEKADLQPILDRAAAGGRITPEEALDLYRDAPLHALGAAADAVRRRKYAGTEHIATYIIERNINYTNVCVTACRFCAFYAAPKDTAKGWTRDLDDILRRCAETVELGGTQIMFQGGHHPDYGVEYYERHFAAIKQEFPQLVIHSLGASEVEHMARISKVSVEEAITRIHAAGLDSFAGAGAELLPERPRRAIAPLKESGERWLEIMEIAHSLGVESTSTMLMGTGETNAERIEHLRMIRDVQDRTGGFRAFIPYTYQPENNHLKGRTQATLFEYLRMIAVARLFLDNVAHIQGSWLTTGKEVGQLSLHYGADDLGSIMLEENVVSSAGARHRSNRLEIIDLIRRAGRVPAQRSTTYEHLVVHDDPANDPVDDRVVSHISSTAIEGGTAHPELKLLSAN, from the coding sequence GTGACCGAGAAGGCCGACCTTCAGCCCATCCTCGACCGTGCCGCCGCCGGTGGGCGGATCACCCCCGAAGAGGCGCTCGACCTCTACCGCGACGCCCCGCTGCACGCGCTGGGCGCCGCCGCCGACGCGGTGCGCCGCCGGAAGTACGCCGGCACCGAGCACATCGCGACGTACATCATCGAGCGGAACATCAACTACACCAACGTGTGCGTGACGGCGTGCCGATTCTGCGCCTTCTACGCCGCGCCCAAGGACACCGCCAAGGGCTGGACCCGCGACCTGGACGACATCCTGCGGCGCTGCGCCGAGACGGTCGAGCTCGGCGGCACCCAGATCATGTTCCAGGGCGGCCACCACCCCGACTACGGCGTGGAGTACTACGAGCGGCACTTCGCCGCCATCAAGCAGGAGTTCCCGCAGCTCGTCATCCACAGCCTGGGGGCCAGCGAGGTCGAGCACATGGCCCGGATCTCCAAGGTGAGCGTCGAGGAGGCCATCACCCGGATCCACGCGGCCGGGCTCGACTCCTTCGCCGGCGCCGGCGCCGAACTGCTCCCCGAGCGCCCGCGCAGGGCGATCGCCCCGCTGAAGGAGTCCGGCGAGCGCTGGCTGGAGATCATGGAGATCGCGCACAGCCTCGGCGTGGAGTCCACCTCCACCATGCTGATGGGCACCGGCGAGACCAACGCCGAGCGCATCGAGCACCTGCGGATGATCCGGGACGTGCAGGACCGCACGGGCGGCTTCCGCGCCTTCATCCCGTACACCTACCAGCCCGAGAACAACCACCTGAAGGGCCGCACCCAGGCCACCCTCTTCGAGTACCTGCGGATGATCGCCGTGGCCCGCCTGTTCCTGGACAACGTGGCCCACATCCAGGGCTCCTGGCTGACCACCGGCAAGGAGGTCGGCCAGCTCTCCCTGCACTACGGCGCGGACGACCTCGGCTCGATCATGCTGGAGGAGAACGTCGTCTCCTCCGCTGGCGCCAGGCACCGCTCCAACCGGCTGGAGATCATCGACCTGATCCGCAGGGCGGGACGGGTCCCGGCCCAGCGCTCCACCACGTACGAGCACCTGGTCGTGCACGACGACCCGGCGAACGACCCCGTCGACGACCGCGTGGTCTCCCACATCTCCTCCACCGCCATCGAGGGCGGCACCGCCCACCCGGAGCTGAAGCTCCTGTCCGCCAACTGA
- a CDS encoding GNAT family N-acetyltransferase: MNRALPAVRLRVPTHEDAVVWHRIFDDPEVMEFHGGTPAELSVYEELTARQRRHDAEFGFCLWTVLDDSGDVVGFTGAQPWERDWGPTGEIEIGWRLAREHWGKGYATAAALRTLERVRAAGTKSVVAMVDARNARSAAVARRLGMRLAETFTTPVSRREAHCYRLDLRHPQAGDSM, from the coding sequence GTGAACCGAGCTCTCCCCGCTGTACGGCTCCGAGTCCCCACCCACGAGGACGCCGTCGTCTGGCACCGGATCTTCGACGACCCGGAGGTCATGGAGTTCCACGGGGGCACGCCGGCGGAGCTGTCGGTCTACGAGGAGCTCACCGCCCGCCAGCGCCGGCACGACGCCGAGTTCGGCTTCTGCCTGTGGACCGTGCTCGACGACTCCGGTGACGTCGTCGGCTTCACCGGCGCCCAGCCCTGGGAGCGGGACTGGGGTCCCACCGGCGAGATCGAGATCGGCTGGCGGCTCGCGCGGGAGCACTGGGGCAAGGGGTACGCCACCGCGGCGGCGCTGCGGACGCTGGAGCGCGTGCGCGCGGCGGGCACGAAGAGCGTGGTGGCGATGGTGGACGCCCGCAACGCCCGCTCGGCAGCCGTCGCCCGGCGGCTGGGGATGCGCCTCGCCGAGACGTTCACGACGCCGGTCTCGCGGCGGGAGGCCCACTGCTACCGGCTGGACCTGAGACACCCGCAAGCCGGTGACTCGATGTGA
- a CDS encoding PASTA domain-containing protein — protein sequence MTPRTPEVRVPRLVGLMAVDARESARARGLFLVAPDRPDFPLTVVDHVVRQYPRPGTEVPRDSPVHVWFDFGEGEGGGGVREPRGPVPPSGGLRREREEPRGPGTAVLSCP from the coding sequence ATGACACCCAGGACACCCGAAGTGCGCGTGCCGCGCCTGGTCGGTCTGATGGCCGTGGACGCGCGCGAGTCGGCCCGGGCGCGTGGCCTGTTCCTCGTCGCGCCGGACCGGCCGGACTTCCCTCTCACCGTCGTCGACCACGTCGTGCGCCAGTACCCGCGGCCCGGCACCGAGGTGCCGCGGGACTCCCCGGTCCACGTGTGGTTCGACTTCGGCGAGGGGGAAGGCGGCGGAGGGGTGCGCGAGCCGCGCGGGCCCGTGCCGCCGTCCGGCGGGCTCCGGCGCGAACGGGAGGAGCCGCGCGGCCCCGGCACGGCGGTCCTCAGCTGTCCTTGA
- a CDS encoding chitinase has translation MRGPLKSVAGLALLPALALVAATAGCSAGDTTADAAPADPAPAVSSSSAPVTAYAPYVSSSTASGTDSAGSPTTYNLAFVISSGSGCTPYWNGAQDIDDATVTSRIAGLTGSGADVRVSFGGASGDELAATCGTAAELAEAYGTALDAAGATRADFDIEGDELADSASVDLRSEAIALLQEERADLEVSFTLPVMPSGLDEDGLALLASANDHGVRVATVNLMTMNYGESYDGDMGDYALTAAEAANAQLQDVFGLSEAAAWRGMALTPMLGVNDVEGETFTLEDAAQVRAFAQEKGVAWVSMWSTFRDRQCGEDTSADDPSTDCSGVEQEDGAFGEAFAG, from the coding sequence ATGCGCGGTCCACTGAAGTCCGTCGCCGGGCTCGCCCTCCTCCCGGCCCTGGCCCTGGTCGCGGCCACCGCGGGCTGCTCCGCCGGGGACACCACGGCGGACGCGGCCCCGGCGGACCCCGCCCCCGCCGTCTCGTCGTCGTCCGCGCCGGTCACCGCCTACGCGCCGTACGTCAGTTCCTCCACGGCCTCCGGCACCGACTCGGCGGGCTCCCCCACGACGTACAACCTGGCCTTCGTGATCTCCTCCGGCAGCGGCTGCACCCCGTACTGGAACGGCGCCCAGGACATCGACGACGCGACCGTGACGTCCCGGATCGCGGGCCTCACCGGGTCCGGCGCCGACGTCCGCGTCTCCTTCGGCGGCGCCTCCGGCGACGAACTGGCGGCCACCTGCGGCACCGCGGCCGAGCTGGCCGAGGCGTACGGCACCGCGCTGGACGCGGCCGGCGCCACCCGCGCCGACTTCGACATCGAGGGCGACGAACTCGCCGACTCCGCCTCCGTGGACCTGCGTTCGGAGGCGATCGCGCTGCTGCAGGAGGAGCGCGCGGACCTGGAGGTGTCGTTCACGCTCCCGGTCATGCCGTCCGGGCTCGACGAGGACGGGCTGGCCCTGCTGGCGTCCGCCAACGACCACGGCGTGCGGGTCGCCACCGTCAACCTCATGACGATGAACTACGGCGAGTCCTACGACGGTGACATGGGCGACTACGCCCTCACCGCGGCCGAGGCCGCGAACGCCCAGCTCCAGGACGTCTTCGGGCTGTCCGAGGCCGCCGCCTGGCGGGGCATGGCGCTCACCCCGATGCTCGGCGTCAACGACGTGGAGGGGGAGACGTTCACGCTCGAGGACGCGGCGCAGGTGCGCGCCTTCGCGCAGGAGAAGGGCGTCGCGTGGGTGTCGATGTGGTCGACGTTCCGGGACCGGCAGTGCGGCGAGGACACCTCCGCGGACGACCCGTCGACGGATTGCAGCGGGGTGGAGCAGGAGGACGGGGCGTTCGGGGAGGCGTTCGCGGGGTGA
- a CDS encoding bifunctional polysaccharide deacetylase/glycosyltransferase family 2 protein, whose translation MERAAGRAAALHRPRVLLALLLLLALTCVMLLDGYLRAEVGDDQRVRTGASSSEVPGEILDGGPILSFPGGQAETTSVPDRTIVLTFDDGPDPTWTPKVMEVLEEYDVPGTFFVVGSMVARHPGIVEDLVDRGHEIGVHTFTHVDLSYQSASRVTREVEQTQLALAGAAGITTTLFRAPYSSKTDAVDNYSWQVYRQLGEDGYTSVFTDTDSEDWKEPGVARIVEGATPEDGEGASVLFHDSGGDRTQTLEALSKYIEKMQAKGYSFTTVSGAMAEQQPAGGSGTDGSGAGGPAAGAPSGTGNPLQASHRPATGTTLYAGEALLAAVAVAEWTVPALSAALVVVGVAVLGRFGLMLVLARRHHRQRNRRRFGWGPPVTRPVSVIVPAYNEKECIGNTLRSLAGSTHPIEIVVVDDGSTDGTADLAEGLGLPNVRVIRQENAGKPAALNNGIRSARHDIVVMMDGDTVFEPDTVGRLVQPFADPRVGAVAGNAKVGNRSTLIGAWQHIEYVMGFNLDRRMYDLLRCMPTIPGAIGAFRREAVLRAGGMSEDTLAEDTDITIALHRAGWRVVYEEHARAWTEAPRTLRQLWSQRHRWSYGTMQALWKHRKSLTDKGPSGRFGRVGMPLVVLFQVVTPVFAPLIDVFTVYSMVFVDFRAALLAWLAVLGVQLVCAAYAFRLDREKYRYLLMMPLQQLAYRQMMYLVLIHSCVTALTGGRLRWQKLKRTGEVGTPAGTGG comes from the coding sequence ATGGAGCGCGCCGCCGGCCGGGCCGCCGCGCTGCACCGGCCGCGGGTCCTCCTCGCGCTGCTCCTCCTGCTCGCCCTGACCTGTGTGATGCTCCTCGACGGCTACCTGCGCGCCGAGGTCGGCGACGACCAGCGGGTCCGCACCGGGGCCTCGTCCTCCGAGGTGCCCGGCGAGATCCTCGACGGCGGCCCGATCCTCAGCTTCCCCGGCGGGCAGGCCGAGACCACCTCCGTCCCGGACAGGACGATCGTGCTCACCTTCGACGACGGTCCGGACCCCACCTGGACGCCGAAGGTCATGGAGGTCCTGGAGGAGTACGACGTCCCCGGCACGTTCTTCGTGGTCGGCTCGATGGTGGCGCGCCACCCCGGCATCGTGGAGGACCTGGTCGACCGGGGCCACGAGATCGGCGTCCACACCTTCACGCACGTCGACCTGTCGTACCAGAGCGCCTCCCGCGTCACCCGCGAGGTGGAGCAGACCCAGCTCGCTCTCGCGGGCGCGGCCGGGATCACCACCACGCTGTTCCGGGCGCCGTACTCCTCGAAGACGGACGCCGTCGACAACTACAGCTGGCAGGTCTACCGGCAGCTCGGCGAGGACGGGTACACCAGCGTCTTCACCGACACCGACAGCGAGGACTGGAAGGAACCGGGCGTCGCGAGGATCGTCGAAGGGGCCACCCCGGAGGACGGGGAGGGCGCCTCGGTGCTCTTCCACGACTCCGGCGGCGATCGCACCCAGACCCTGGAGGCGCTGTCGAAGTACATCGAGAAGATGCAGGCGAAGGGCTACAGCTTCACCACCGTCAGCGGCGCCATGGCCGAGCAGCAGCCCGCCGGCGGATCCGGCACCGACGGGTCCGGAGCGGGCGGGCCCGCCGCCGGCGCTCCCTCCGGCACCGGCAACCCGCTCCAGGCCTCCCACCGCCCCGCCACCGGCACGACCCTCTACGCGGGCGAGGCGCTCCTCGCGGCCGTCGCCGTCGCCGAGTGGACGGTGCCCGCGCTCTCGGCCGCACTGGTGGTCGTCGGCGTGGCCGTCCTGGGGCGGTTCGGGCTGATGCTCGTCCTCGCCCGGCGCCACCACAGGCAGCGCAACAGACGCCGCTTCGGCTGGGGACCGCCCGTCACCCGGCCGGTCAGCGTGATCGTCCCGGCGTACAACGAGAAGGAGTGCATCGGGAACACCCTGCGGTCGCTGGCCGGGAGCACCCACCCGATCGAGATCGTCGTCGTCGACGACGGCTCCACGGACGGCACGGCGGACCTCGCCGAAGGGCTCGGCCTGCCGAACGTCCGGGTGATCCGGCAGGAGAACGCGGGCAAGCCGGCCGCCCTGAACAACGGCATCCGCAGCGCCCGGCACGACATCGTGGTGATGATGGACGGCGACACCGTCTTCGAGCCGGACACAGTGGGCCGCCTGGTGCAGCCCTTCGCCGACCCGCGGGTGGGGGCCGTCGCGGGCAACGCCAAGGTCGGCAACCGCTCCACGCTCATCGGCGCCTGGCAGCACATCGAGTACGTGATGGGCTTCAACCTCGACCGGCGCATGTACGACCTGCTGCGCTGCATGCCGACCATCCCCGGCGCGATCGGCGCGTTCCGCCGCGAGGCGGTCCTCCGGGCGGGCGGCATGAGCGAGGACACCCTCGCCGAGGACACCGACATCACCATCGCGCTGCACCGCGCGGGATGGCGGGTCGTCTACGAGGAGCACGCGCGCGCGTGGACCGAGGCCCCGCGCACCCTGCGGCAGCTGTGGTCCCAGCGCCACCGCTGGTCGTACGGCACCATGCAGGCGCTGTGGAAGCACCGCAAGTCCCTGACGGACAAGGGGCCTTCGGGGCGCTTCGGGCGCGTGGGCATGCCGCTGGTGGTGCTCTTCCAGGTCGTCACGCCGGTGTTCGCGCCGCTCATCGACGTGTTCACCGTGTACTCGATGGTCTTCGTCGACTTCCGGGCGGCGCTGCTGGCCTGGCTCGCCGTGCTGGGCGTGCAGCTGGTGTGCGCCGCGTACGCCTTCCGGCTCGACCGGGAGAAGTACCGGTACCTGCTGATGATGCCGCTGCAGCAGCTCGCGTACCGGCAGATGATGTACCTCGTCCTCATCCACTCCTGCGTCACCGCCCTGACCGGCGGCCGGCTGCGCTGGCAGAAGCTGAAGCGCACGGGCGAGGTCGGGACGCCGGCGGGGACGGGCGGCTGA
- a CDS encoding demethylmenaquinone methyltransferase, translating to MTRASLDKQPHEVASMFDGVAERYDLTNDVLSLGQARLWRREVAKAVDARPAQKVLDLAAGTGTSSMPFVRTGAYVVPCDFSLGMLQVGKRRNAWLPFTAGDATRLPFKDDTFDAVTISFGLRNVQDFDAALREMHRVTRPGGRVVICEFSQPTWAPFRTVYTEYLMRALPPVARAVSSNPDAYVYLAESIRAWPDQPALAERLRGAGWSKVAWRNLTGGVVALHRGLKDS from the coding sequence GTGACCCGCGCATCCCTGGACAAGCAGCCGCACGAAGTCGCCTCGATGTTCGACGGCGTGGCGGAACGGTACGACCTGACGAACGACGTGCTGTCCCTCGGGCAGGCGCGGCTGTGGCGCAGGGAGGTCGCGAAGGCGGTCGACGCGCGGCCCGCGCAGAAGGTCCTCGACCTGGCCGCCGGGACGGGCACGTCCTCGATGCCGTTCGTCCGCACCGGCGCGTACGTCGTCCCCTGCGACTTCTCCCTCGGCATGCTCCAGGTCGGCAAGCGGCGCAACGCCTGGCTGCCGTTCACGGCCGGCGACGCGACGCGGCTGCCGTTCAAGGACGACACGTTCGACGCCGTCACCATCTCCTTCGGGCTGCGCAACGTGCAGGACTTCGACGCCGCGCTGCGCGAGATGCACCGGGTGACCCGGCCCGGCGGACGGGTCGTGATCTGCGAGTTCTCCCAGCCGACGTGGGCGCCGTTCCGCACCGTCTACACCGAGTACCTGATGCGCGCCCTGCCGCCGGTCGCCCGCGCGGTGTCCTCCAACCCGGACGCGTACGTCTACCTCGCCGAGTCCATCCGCGCCTGGCCCGACCAGCCCGCCCTGGCCGAGCGGCTGCGGGGGGCCGGCTGGTCGAAGGTGGCGTGGCGCAACCTGACCGGCGGGGTCGTGGCGCTGCACCGGGGCCTCAAGGACAGCTGA